In a genomic window of Carassius gibelio isolate Cgi1373 ecotype wild population from Czech Republic chromosome A3, carGib1.2-hapl.c, whole genome shotgun sequence:
- the LOC127956852 gene encoding LOW QUALITY PROTEIN: GTPase IMAP family member 9-like (The sequence of the model RefSeq protein was modified relative to this genomic sequence to represent the inferred CDS: substituted 1 base at 1 genomic stop codon) produces the protein MLYLLLFNVCLLHYLRVVCVTLMVFCLRIVLIGRTGNGKSSTGNTILGRDDQSQMXSDSVTSACEKRIGEVDGRSVAVVDTPGLFHTSLSNEHVAEETVKCVSLSSPGPHVFVIVLSLGIFTQAEMSTKDLIKKISGPKAAPFIIVLFTGGDDLENWSIEDYVRQQSTELKKLISDCGDRFLVFNNRETQDKIQVIQLLNMIEEVKNSNEGRYFTNV, from the coding sequence ATGTTATATCTGCTGTTGTTTAAtgtatgtttattgcattatttaagaGTTGTTTGTGTTACCCTGATGGTGTTTTGTCTGAGGATTGTACTGATTGGAAGGACAGGAAATGGAAAGAGTTCAACAGGAAACACTATTCTGGGAAGAGATGATCAAAGCCAGATGTGATCCGATTCAGTGACGTCTGCATGTGAAAAGAGAATTGGTGAAGTTGATGGTCGATCAGTAGCTGTGGTTGATACTCCAGGACTCTTTCACACATCACTGTCAAATGAACACGTAGCAGAAGAAACTGTGAAATGTGTTTCACTCTCATCTCCTGGACCTCATGTGTTTGTCATTGTGTTGAGTttggggatattcacacaggctgAGATGAGCACTAAAGATCTGATCAAGAAGATCTCTGGTCCAAAAGCTGCTCCGTTCATCATCGTTCTGTTCACTGGAGGAGACGATCTTGAGAATTGGTCCATAGAAGATTATGTGAGACAACAGTCTACAGAACTGAAGAAACTGATCAGTGATTGTGGAGACAGATTCCTGGTTTTCAATAACAGAGAAACACAAGACAAAATTCAAGTGATTCAACTGTTAAACATGATAGAAGAGGTGAAGAACAGTAATGAGGGTCGATACTTCACTAATGTTTGA
- the LOC127956843 gene encoding uncharacterized protein LOC127956843 — MSDECHLCLLGLIFLSSLLSGVSGVDYVHVFISSGEDVTLSCNNALHDCKSTTWIYNRFRDSAAVELIHLGIKKKDTESHERLSLGSDCSLNIRNISTEDHGSYICQQWTDEGGPRLRPDAGVYLHVLHVSSSHTEISAGLSVTLFCQLYSYPRVSCDDWTRSERIQLFWVNQAGVKLNKSDSRYQISFSSDHCIISLNTTLLNEDHNREWRCNVIHRDQFKTSVTYTVKSSAQADSGTAGITIQVIMIVAGSSFILLLLALILWMMIRKNRSAVRRATDDSVDPSSRAGNNSLFCESQVHFESLHSSLESRRTSPSRDEQTDDVTYTEVTAVSKDRAKNKVCCDDKVTYASIGGAKAGDQEDCSQLYTSVNKNHHKSGK, encoded by the exons atgtctGATGAGTGTCATCTGTGTCTGCTGGGACTGatctttctctcttcacttctCTCAG GTGTCAGTGGAGTGGattatgttcatgtgttcatcagTTCTGGTGAAGATGTCACTCTGTCCTGTAATAATGCTCTTCATGACTGCAAATCAACTACATGGATCTATAACAGATTCAGAGATTCAGCAGCAGTTGAACTGATTCATTTAGGGATAAAGAAGAAAGACACAGAGAGTCATGAGAGACTGAGTCTGgggtctgactgctctctgaacatcagGAACATCTCAACAGAAGATCATGGATCTTACATCTGTCAACAATGGACTGATGAGGGTGGACCACGACTAAGACCTGATGCTGGTGTTTATCTGCATGTTCTTCATG TCTCATCCTCACACACTGAGATCAGTGCAGGTCTCTCTGTGACTCTCTTCTGTCAGCTGTATTCATATCCTCGAGTCTCTTGTGATGATTGGACCCGTTCTGAGAGAATTCAGCTGTTCTGGGTGAATCAGGCTGGTGTTAAACTGAATAAATCAGACTCCAGATATCAGATATCATTCTCATCAGATCACTGTATCATCTCTCTGAATACAACACTCCTGAATGAAGATCACAACAGAGAGTGGAGATGTAATGTTATTCACAGAGATCAATTCAAGACCTCAGTCACATACACTGTCAAGAGTTCAG CTCAAGCTGATTCAGGGACAGCAGGGATTACTATACAAG TGATTATGATTGTTGCCGGCAGTTCATTCATTCTTCTCCTTCTTGCTCTGATTCTTTGGATGATGATTCGTAAAAATAGATCCG CTGTCAGAAGAGCGACTGATGACTCTGTG GATCCATCATCCAGAGCTGGGAACAACTCATTGTTTTGTGAGTCACAAGTACATTTTGAGTCTTTGCATTCAAGTCTAGAGTCAAGACGGACAAGTCCAAGTCGAGAT GAGCAGACAGATGATGTGACTTATACTGAAGTTACTGCGGTCAGTAAAGACAGAGCCAAGAACAAG GTTTGCTGTGATGATAAAGTGACTTACGCTTCCATCGGAGGAGCAAAAGCCGGAGATCAGGAAGACTGCAGTCAACTTTACACTTCTGTGAACAAGAACCATCACAAATCAGGAAAATAA